A genome region from Natronobeatus ordinarius includes the following:
- the glmM gene encoding phosphoglucosamine mutase, translating to MFGTSGIRGPVGREVTGELALSVGRAVASDGYERVVVGRDVRESGALLTDALTAGLRECGADVLEIGVEATPTVARAVEYVEADAGVVVTASHNPPADNGIKLWNPSGKAFGPDQRESISARVREGDYDLQPWDALGSRRRRDGARTHHEAALREAVSIEEPLSVVVDVGNGAGSITARVLHDLGCEVRTLNGQPDGRFPGRPSEPTAETLETLATVLEGTDADVGVAHDGDADRMVAVDETGTFVPKDVLLALFAREAAGDGDRVAAPVDTSLAVDDALAAVGASLTRTRVGDVYVAERATREDVVFGGEPSGAWIWPDETLCPDGPLAACKLVELVADRGPLSSLVATVETYPIRRTSIELEDKAGVMNRVREDVGERYDDVDTLDGVRVDAGDGWFLLRASGTQPLVRVTAEARDEARAAALFEEARELVTETA from the coding sequence ATGTTTGGAACGAGCGGTATCCGTGGTCCGGTGGGGCGTGAGGTCACCGGCGAACTCGCGCTGTCGGTCGGCCGCGCAGTCGCCTCCGACGGCTACGAGCGCGTCGTCGTCGGTCGCGACGTCCGAGAGAGCGGCGCGCTGCTGACCGACGCACTCACCGCCGGGCTCAGAGAGTGTGGCGCGGACGTCCTCGAGATCGGCGTCGAGGCGACGCCGACGGTCGCCCGCGCCGTCGAGTACGTCGAGGCCGACGCCGGCGTCGTCGTCACGGCCTCGCACAACCCGCCCGCCGACAACGGGATCAAGCTCTGGAATCCCTCGGGGAAGGCGTTCGGACCCGATCAGCGCGAGTCGATCTCAGCACGCGTGCGGGAGGGCGACTACGACCTACAGCCGTGGGACGCCCTCGGGTCGCGTCGCCGACGGGACGGGGCACGGACCCACCACGAGGCCGCACTTCGCGAGGCGGTGTCGATCGAGGAGCCCCTGAGCGTCGTCGTCGACGTCGGCAACGGCGCCGGATCGATCACCGCTCGCGTTCTGCACGACCTCGGCTGTGAGGTCAGGACGCTGAACGGCCAGCCCGACGGCCGATTTCCCGGTCGGCCGAGCGAGCCCACGGCGGAGACGCTCGAGACGCTCGCGACCGTCCTCGAGGGGACGGACGCCGACGTGGGGGTTGCTCACGACGGCGACGCGGACCGGATGGTGGCCGTCGACGAGACGGGGACGTTCGTCCCGAAGGACGTCCTGCTCGCGCTGTTCGCCCGGGAGGCCGCGGGCGACGGCGACCGGGTGGCCGCCCCCGTCGACACGAGCCTCGCCGTCGACGACGCGCTGGCCGCAGTCGGCGCGTCGCTCACGCGGACGCGGGTAGGCGACGTCTACGTCGCCGAGCGCGCCACCCGCGAGGACGTCGTCTTCGGCGGGGAGCCAAGCGGCGCCTGGATCTGGCCGGACGAAACGCTCTGCCCCGACGGCCCGCTCGCCGCGTGCAAGCTCGTCGAACTCGTCGCCGACCGGGGGCCGCTCTCGTCGCTCGTCGCGACGGTCGAGACCTACCCCATCCGCCGCACGTCGATCGAACTCGAGGACAAGGCCGGCGTGATGAATCGGGTTCGCGAGGACGTCGGGGAGCGGTACGACGACGTCGACACCTTAGACGGCGTGCGCGTCGACGCCGGCGACGGCTGGTTCCTGCTCCGGGCGAGCGGGACCCAGCCGCTCGTGCGCGTCACGGCCGAGGCACGGGACGAGGCTCGCGCCGCGGCGCTGTTCGAGGAGGCGCGCGAACTGGTGACCGAAACGGCGTAA
- the glmU gene encoding bifunctional sugar-1-phosphate nucleotidylyltransferase/acetyltransferase: MKAVVLAAGEGTRIRPLSTALPKPMLPVSDRPLVAHTVDAAVDAGASEIVLVIGYEAEAVREYFGEVYRGVPVSYAVQDEQAGTAHAVNVASEHLEGPFVVLNGDNLYDPDAIARLFAECPAICAIEVDEPSNYGVLSTADGTVTDVVEKPADPPTNLANAGAYAFPAEARDWLEVPASERGEHEITDVVARVIEEYAVSPITFERWLDVGRPWELLEANEWKLGELERRIDGDVSEDATLEGTVVVEEGATIKSGVVIEGPALIRSGATVGPNAYVRGATLVDEGAKIGHAVEVKNSVLSAGATVGHLSYVGDSILGRDVNFGAGTTVANLRHDDASVQFTVKGERVSTGRRKFGVVAGDGVKTGINTSLTPGLRLEAGATTDPGEPVDRDR; this comes from the coding sequence ATGAAGGCCGTCGTGCTCGCCGCAGGTGAAGGTACGCGCATTCGACCGCTGTCTACGGCTCTCCCGAAGCCGATGCTCCCCGTTTCCGATCGACCGCTGGTCGCTCACACCGTCGACGCAGCCGTCGACGCCGGTGCGTCCGAAATCGTCCTCGTGATCGGCTACGAAGCCGAAGCCGTTCGCGAGTACTTCGGCGAAGTGTATCGGGGCGTCCCGGTTTCCTACGCCGTCCAGGACGAACAGGCCGGGACTGCCCATGCGGTGAACGTCGCCAGCGAGCACCTCGAGGGGCCGTTCGTCGTGCTCAACGGCGACAACCTCTACGATCCGGACGCCATCGCGCGGCTGTTCGCCGAGTGTCCGGCCATCTGTGCGATCGAGGTCGACGAGCCCAGTAATTACGGCGTGCTCAGTACCGCCGACGGAACGGTCACTGACGTCGTCGAGAAGCCAGCCGACCCGCCGACGAACCTCGCCAACGCCGGCGCCTACGCCTTCCCCGCCGAGGCGCGCGACTGGCTCGAGGTGCCCGCCAGCGAGCGCGGCGAGCACGAGATCACCGACGTCGTCGCCCGCGTGATCGAGGAGTACGCCGTCTCCCCGATCACCTTCGAGCGCTGGCTCGACGTCGGCCGGCCGTGGGAGTTGCTCGAGGCCAACGAGTGGAAACTCGGCGAACTCGAGCGACGGATCGACGGCGACGTGAGCGAGGACGCGACGCTCGAGGGGACCGTCGTCGTCGAGGAAGGGGCCACGATCAAGTCGGGCGTCGTGATCGAGGGACCGGCGCTGATCCGTTCGGGGGCGACCGTCGGGCCGAACGCCTACGTCAGGGGCGCGACGCTGGTCGACGAGGGGGCGAAAATTGGTCACGCCGTCGAGGTGAAAAACAGCGTTCTCTCGGCGGGCGCGACGGTCGGTCACCTCTCGTACGTCGGCGACAGCATCCTGGGCCGGGACGTCAACTTCGGTGCGGGAACGACGGTCGCGAACTTACGCCACGACGACGCGTCCGTGCAGTTCACCGTCAAGGGCGAGCGCGTCTCGACCGGCCGACGCAAGTTCGGCGTCGTCGCCGGCGACGGCGTCAAGACGGGGATCAACACGAGTCTGACGCCGGGGCTGCGACTCGAGGCCGGCGCGACGACCGACCCAGGGGAACCCGTCGATCGGGATCGGTAA
- a CDS encoding NAD(P)/FAD-dependent oxidoreductase: MHVVVLGAGYAGLTLTRLLERDLPDDVALTLVDESPDHLVQHELHRVIRRPGLADDITVSLTDAVDRATVRVARVEDVDTDERTVFLSDGSLSYDVGAICIGAETAFYGLEGVREHAIALKRLEHAARIRSAALEAFGRSDPRLVVGGAGLSGVQVAGELAELAREEGATAQVTLLEQFDDVAPNFPSNFRRAVRRALENAGVVVRTGTTVTDADEASVVLEGDEQLPADVFVWTGGIRGPDALEGARPSVRGDLRLTDRTFALGDAARVVDANGEPVPASAQTAVRQARTVAENVSRLVEYDREGGVFEPRLESYTFDSPGWLVSVGNDAVAQLGPAVLTGRAATALKTTVGAGYLSSVGAIRNAADLVQEELRFAGGR, encoded by the coding sequence ATGCACGTCGTGGTCCTCGGAGCGGGATACGCCGGACTGACGCTCACGCGGCTGCTCGAGCGCGATCTCCCCGACGACGTCGCGCTCACGCTCGTCGACGAGTCGCCCGATCACCTGGTCCAGCACGAACTCCACCGGGTGATCCGCCGGCCGGGGCTGGCCGACGACATCACAGTGTCGCTGACCGACGCGGTCGATCGCGCGACGGTTCGGGTCGCCCGCGTCGAGGACGTCGACACCGACGAGCGGACGGTCTTCCTCTCGGATGGTTCGCTCTCCTACGACGTCGGGGCAATCTGTATCGGCGCCGAGACGGCCTTCTACGGCCTCGAGGGCGTCCGCGAACACGCCATCGCGCTCAAACGCCTCGAGCACGCCGCCCGGATTCGGTCGGCTGCCCTCGAGGCGTTCGGTCGGTCCGACCCGCGGCTCGTCGTCGGCGGCGCCGGCCTCTCCGGAGTCCAGGTAGCGGGCGAACTCGCCGAACTCGCCCGCGAAGAGGGGGCGACGGCGCAGGTGACGCTCCTCGAGCAGTTCGACGACGTGGCGCCGAACTTCCCGTCGAACTTCAGGCGGGCGGTTCGGCGCGCACTCGAGAACGCCGGCGTCGTCGTCCGGACGGGAACGACGGTGACTGACGCCGACGAGGCGAGCGTCGTCCTCGAGGGGGACGAACAGCTCCCCGCGGACGTCTTCGTCTGGACCGGCGGCATCCGCGGTCCCGACGCGCTCGAGGGCGCGCGTCCGTCCGTCAGAGGCGACCTTCGGCTGACTGACCGGACGTTCGCGCTGGGAGACGCCGCGCGCGTGGTCGACGCGAACGGCGAGCCCGTCCCCGCGAGCGCCCAGACGGCGGTCCGGCAGGCGCGAACCGTCGCCGAGAACGTCTCGCGACTCGTCGAGTACGACCGCGAGGGTGGCGTCTTCGAACCGCGACTCGAGAGCTACACGTTCGACTCGCCGGGCTGGCTCGTGAGCGTGGGCAACGACGCCGTCGCCCAGCTCGGCCCCGCGGTCCTCACCGGCCGGGCCGCCACCGCCCTCAAGACGACCGTCGGTGCCGGCTACCTCTCCTCTGTCGGCGCGATCCGCAACGCGGCCGATCTCGTCCAGGAAGAGCTCCGCTTTGCCGGGGGACGGTAA
- a CDS encoding alkaline phosphatase family protein gives MTDSDGDRRLLVVGLDAGCLPVLQPLFEAGEIPTLCRLFDRGASGPLESQIPPWTASAWPSIYTGKNPGKHGVYDFLTFDGYDWDVVNATHVRERPVWELLSDHGITSVVVNVPVTHPPREFDGALIPGMTAPEEPECHPEGLLEEVNAACGGYRVYPQSGPEPEHSIEGYERTIELRGEAFRYLLERFSPQFGFVQFQQTDSVFHERPGDEEAVEAVYRAVDRELEATLEAFEPENVLVVSDHGIGPVEGHELRVNELFREAGYLEAKSGGEGMPTWSRAWENDLVEGEDAGEHEPSALERAMEAAAKVGITTQRVAAALDLVGLKEPIGRRVPNDVIRAAAEQVDFPESKAYVRSKSELGVRINLEGREPDGQVSPEEYDAFRAELIETLSAVRTPDGEPFFEDVAPRERYFEGPELEAAPDVVTVPAAFDNAIVAELAGERFGEPVEPWNHKRTGVVAATGSDVNEDATLTGATIFDVAPTICSLFGVPIDAAMDGDPLPLVEPSERRAYPSYEPGRTVATDDAVVEDRLSDLGYL, from the coding sequence ATGACCGACTCCGACGGCGACCGCAGGCTCCTCGTCGTCGGTCTCGACGCCGGCTGTCTCCCCGTTCTCCAGCCGCTGTTCGAGGCCGGCGAAATCCCGACGCTGTGTCGGCTGTTCGACCGCGGCGCGAGCGGCCCACTCGAGTCGCAGATCCCTCCGTGGACGGCGAGTGCCTGGCCGTCGATCTACACGGGGAAGAACCCCGGAAAACACGGCGTCTACGACTTTCTGACGTTCGACGGCTACGACTGGGACGTCGTGAACGCGACGCACGTGCGCGAACGACCCGTCTGGGAACTGCTCAGCGACCACGGCATCACGAGCGTCGTCGTGAACGTCCCCGTCACGCACCCACCGCGGGAGTTCGATGGGGCGTTGATTCCGGGCATGACTGCCCCCGAGGAACCCGAGTGTCACCCCGAGGGGCTCCTCGAGGAGGTGAACGCCGCCTGTGGCGGCTATCGCGTCTACCCGCAGAGCGGTCCCGAACCCGAGCACTCGATTGAGGGCTACGAGCGGACGATCGAACTGCGGGGGGAGGCGTTCCGGTACCTGCTCGAGCGCTTCTCGCCCCAGTTTGGCTTCGTCCAGTTCCAGCAGACCGACTCGGTGTTCCACGAACGGCCCGGCGACGAGGAGGCGGTCGAGGCCGTTTATCGTGCGGTCGACCGCGAACTCGAGGCAACGCTCGAGGCGTTCGAGCCCGAGAACGTTCTCGTCGTCAGCGACCACGGCATCGGTCCCGTCGAGGGCCACGAGCTCCGGGTGAACGAGCTCTTCCGCGAGGCGGGCTATCTCGAGGCGAAAAGCGGCGGCGAGGGAATGCCCACCTGGTCGCGGGCCTGGGAGAACGACCTCGTCGAGGGCGAGGACGCCGGTGAGCACGAGCCGTCGGCGCTCGAGCGGGCGATGGAGGCTGCGGCGAAAGTCGGGATCACGACGCAGCGGGTCGCGGCGGCGCTCGACCTCGTCGGACTGAAAGAGCCGATCGGTCGGCGGGTGCCGAACGACGTGATCCGGGCGGCCGCAGAGCAAGTCGACTTCCCCGAGTCGAAGGCGTACGTCCGCTCGAAGAGCGAACTCGGCGTCCGCATCAACCTCGAGGGACGCGAGCCCGACGGCCAGGTGTCGCCCGAGGAGTACGACGCGTTCCGCGCCGAGCTGATCGAGACGCTCTCGGCGGTTCGGACGCCCGACGGCGAGCCCTTTTTCGAGGACGTCGCCCCGCGCGAGCGGTACTTCGAGGGGCCGGAACTCGAGGCTGCACCCGACGTCGTGACGGTGCCTGCGGCGTTCGACAACGCGATCGTCGCGGAGCTAGCCGGCGAGCGATTCGGCGAGCCGGTCGAGCCCTGGAACCACAAACGGACGGGCGTCGTCGCCGCGACCGGGAGCGACGTGAACGAAGACGCGACGCTCACGGGGGCGACGATCTTCGACGTCGCGCCGACGATCTGTTCGCTGTTCGGGGTGCCGATCGACGCGGCGATGGACGGCGACCCGCTCCCGCTCGTGGAGCCGAGCGAGCGGCGAGCGTACCCGTCCTACGAACCCGGCCGAACGGTCGCGACCGACGACGCCGTCGTCGAGGATCGCCTCTCGGACCTGGGGTACCTCTAA
- a CDS encoding DUF7563 family protein codes for MSTEPTDAKWTPMTSRQQTSSPRCVTCGNQVTRQFARVFGDNRDVVHACPECSTYREMKTSDFIPEDAR; via the coding sequence ATGTCGACGGAACCAACCGACGCGAAGTGGACGCCGATGACGTCCCGCCAGCAAACGAGTTCGCCCCGCTGTGTGACCTGCGGGAACCAGGTCACCCGACAGTTCGCGCGCGTCTTCGGAGACAACCGCGACGTCGTTCACGCCTGCCCCGAGTGTTCGACCTACCGTGAAATGAAGACCTCCGATTTCATCCCCGAAGACGCTCGATAA
- a CDS encoding lipid II:glycine glycyltransferase FemX: MSIEISALDLDADREEWNRYVERGERTNPFYRAEALAIQADDTDTTPHLLAGFKGQEAVGLFPVFEYHKGPITGAFSPAPYSWSVYLGPTLLNVDKLKQRKADRRTRRFLEGCLEWIDAELSPVYTKFVAAEFDDVRPFTWNDYEVTPGYTYVVDLEGTEDELLKRFSSDARSNVRNAAEEAYVVEEGDGDDVERIVEQVQARYASQDRPFHMSQAFARSLYDALPAGSIRPYVCRVDGEFLGGIVVVESSTTRYRWQGGVKPDADVDLSINDLLDWYVMRDGLRAGLERYDLVGAGVPSINRYKAKFNPRLETHYTITSGAFGLDVLIDRYRKLR; the protein is encoded by the coding sequence ATGAGTATCGAGATCTCCGCCCTCGACCTCGACGCCGATCGCGAGGAGTGGAACCGATACGTCGAGCGCGGCGAGCGAACCAACCCCTTCTACCGGGCGGAGGCCCTCGCGATCCAGGCCGACGACACCGACACGACGCCGCACCTGCTGGCGGGTTTTAAAGGACAGGAAGCGGTCGGGCTCTTTCCCGTCTTCGAGTACCACAAGGGCCCGATCACGGGTGCGTTCTCGCCCGCGCCGTACTCGTGGTCGGTCTATCTCGGCCCGACGCTGTTGAACGTCGACAAACTCAAACAGCGCAAGGCCGACCGCCGTACTCGACGCTTTCTCGAGGGCTGTCTCGAGTGGATCGACGCGGAACTCTCGCCCGTCTACACGAAGTTCGTCGCCGCCGAGTTCGACGACGTCCGGCCGTTCACCTGGAACGACTACGAGGTCACGCCGGGGTACACCTACGTCGTCGACCTCGAGGGGACGGAAGACGAGCTTTTGAAGCGGTTCAGCAGCGACGCCCGGAGCAACGTCCGCAACGCCGCCGAGGAGGCGTACGTCGTCGAAGAGGGCGACGGCGACGACGTCGAACGCATCGTCGAACAGGTGCAGGCGCGCTATGCGAGTCAGGACCGTCCCTTCCACATGAGCCAGGCGTTCGCCCGATCGCTGTACGACGCCCTCCCCGCCGGGAGCATTCGACCGTACGTCTGTCGCGTCGACGGCGAGTTCCTCGGCGGCATCGTAGTCGTCGAGTCGTCCACCACGCGGTATCGGTGGCAAGGCGGGGTCAAACCCGATGCCGACGTCGACCTCTCGATCAACGATCTGCTCGACTGGTACGTCATGCGCGACGGCCTGCGAGCCGGCCTCGAGCGCTACGACCTCGTCGGCGCGGGCGTCCCGAGCATCAACCGCTACAAGGCGAAGTTCAACCCCCGACTCGAGACCCACTACACGATCACGTCGGGCGCGTTCGGCCTCGACGTGCTGATCGACCGCTACCGAAAGCTCAGGTGA
- a CDS encoding DegT/DnrJ/EryC1/StrS family aminotransferase, producing MIGGTATLLTRSVLDSRPEPRGLEPFVAAYTDRYRFYGSGKAALRDGLATIAEPGENVLVPAYLPDAVVEPIRDLELEARFYAVTDRLAPDHTDLDGRIDDDTVAVTSVNYFGFPQPGLDELAAIADDWGCYHVDDNAHAACSVDEGTLLGTRGDLGLTSLHKLFPVPNGALLYLTNPAVEDAFEPSRFTGTNDRIGVDDYRYLLKSVATDVLETHPAVDALVSRGDGEPTSTPDGRYEASKVRMSKLAVQILETVDPAAVRRTRRGQYRAWQRALERRGDVRPLFAELPDGICPQVCPVYADDPRTFLAALERAGVDDAYTWPRLPGDVLEDPAYATARHLSRHVVALPVHRALGRETIEAVTRGR from the coding sequence ATGATCGGCGGGACGGCCACCCTCCTGACCCGCTCGGTGCTCGATTCGCGGCCGGAACCGCGGGGACTCGAGCCGTTCGTCGCGGCGTACACCGACCGGTATCGGTTCTACGGCTCCGGGAAGGCCGCCCTCCGGGACGGGCTCGCGACGATCGCCGAACCGGGCGAGAACGTGCTCGTCCCCGCCTACCTCCCCGATGCCGTCGTCGAACCGATCCGCGACCTCGAGCTCGAGGCCCGGTTCTACGCAGTGACCGACCGGCTCGCTCCCGACCACACTGACCTCGACGGTCGGATCGACGACGACACGGTCGCCGTGACCTCAGTCAACTACTTCGGATTCCCCCAGCCCGGACTCGACGAGCTCGCGGCGATCGCCGACGACTGGGGCTGTTATCACGTCGACGACAACGCCCACGCCGCCTGCTCCGTCGACGAGGGCACGCTTCTAGGGACTCGAGGCGACCTCGGACTGACGAGTCTCCACAAGCTCTTTCCGGTGCCGAACGGCGCACTTCTCTACCTCACCAACCCGGCCGTCGAGGACGCGTTCGAGCCGTCCCGGTTCACCGGCACGAACGACCGCATCGGTGTCGACGACTACCGATACCTCCTCAAGTCGGTCGCGACCGACGTCCTCGAGACCCACCCGGCCGTCGACGCCCTGGTCTCGAGGGGCGACGGCGAGCCGACGTCGACCCCCGACGGCCGCTACGAGGCGTCGAAGGTCCGCATGTCGAAACTCGCCGTCCAGATTCTCGAGACCGTCGACCCGGCCGCCGTTCGACGAACGCGGCGGGGACAGTACCGGGCCTGGCAGCGCGCCCTCGAGCGTCGCGGCGACGTCCGACCGCTGTTCGCCGAGCTGCCGGACGGGATCTGCCCCCAGGTGTGTCCCGTCTACGCCGACGACCCGCGCACGTTCCTCGCTGCCCTCGAGCGCGCCGGCGTCGACGACGCCTACACCTGGCCCCGCTTGCCGGGCGACGTGCTCGAGGACCCCGCCTACGCGACCGCGAGGCACCTCTCGCGACACGTCGTTGCCCTGCCGGTTCACCGGGCTCTCGGACGCGAGACGATCGAGGCGGTGACTCGAGGACGGTGA
- a CDS encoding twin-arginine translocation signal domain-containing protein, with the protein MQRRDFLAGLGATVAAGGLAGCIGTAAEHATRADADPDDANDSETDTDESAESGVEIEPPFETDADEPFERYLVGDVDERPDRAPDHVVFVRNAADDERSIALAVSADDGDLERSEALPPDEYLEIAVADPAPVSVVVESDGAMARTETGSADGGCSLTVVTISDGGVRTEARSTAAPCTALDR; encoded by the coding sequence ATGCAGCGACGTGACTTCCTCGCGGGGCTCGGAGCGACCGTCGCGGCCGGCGGGCTCGCCGGGTGCATCGGCACCGCCGCAGAACACGCCACTCGAGCCGACGCCGATCCGGACGACGCGAACGATTCCGAGACGGATACCGACGAATCGGCCGAATCCGGCGTCGAGATCGAGCCGCCGTTCGAGACGGACGCCGACGAGCCGTTCGAGCGATACCTGGTCGGCGACGTCGACGAGCGCCCCGATCGAGCGCCCGATCACGTCGTCTTCGTCCGAAACGCGGCCGACGACGAGCGATCGATCGCGCTCGCCGTCAGCGCCGACGACGGCGACCTCGAGCGAAGCGAGGCGCTGCCGCCGGACGAGTACCTCGAGATCGCCGTCGCCGACCCAGCTCCCGTATCGGTCGTCGTCGAATCCGACGGCGCGATGGCCCGGACGGAGACTGGCAGCGCCGACGGCGGCTGTTCGCTGACGGTCGTGACGATCAGTGACGGTGGCGTGCGGACGGAAGCACGGTCGACGGCGGCGCCCTGTACGGCGCTTGACCGCTGA
- the mce gene encoding methylmalonyl-CoA epimerase, whose protein sequence is MHFDHAGIATDDATALADLFTDLFGLEVAHEEEFDGMRVVFLDCGNGYFELLEPLEDGTIARYLESNGPGIHHLALATDDVDAALERARELGIDLVDEEGRPGAWGHTVAFLHPKSTGGILLEFVEH, encoded by the coding sequence ATGCACTTCGACCACGCGGGCATCGCTACCGACGATGCCACGGCACTGGCCGACCTGTTCACCGACCTCTTCGGCCTCGAGGTCGCCCACGAAGAGGAGTTCGACGGGATGCGCGTCGTCTTCCTCGACTGTGGCAACGGCTACTTCGAACTGCTCGAGCCCCTCGAGGACGGCACGATCGCCCGCTACCTCGAGTCGAACGGGCCGGGCATCCACCACCTCGCGCTCGCCACCGACGACGTCGACGCCGCCCTCGAGCGGGCGCGCGAACTGGGCATCGACCTCGTCGACGAGGAAGGACGCCCCGGCGCGTGGGGCCACACCGTCGCCTTCTTACACCCGAAGTCGACCGGCGGGATCTTACTCGAGTTCGTCGAGCACTGA
- a CDS encoding zinc ribbon domain-containing protein, with amino-acid sequence MSLRIALQLIGLLFVVFLVGGWILAMGPIGWVVFGTMLAVGFVQVYRQRRRRHEVLDAYCANCGSEVDVDAYETERTDQDEWRANYCTHCGAPVTARPEAGSSSPRRRNCPDCGAPNDPAARTCTYCNTGLSEPPSTRRS; translated from the coding sequence ATGTCCCTGCGAATCGCCCTGCAACTCATCGGCCTCCTTTTCGTCGTCTTCCTGGTAGGGGGGTGGATCCTCGCGATGGGGCCAATCGGATGGGTGGTGTTCGGAACGATGCTCGCCGTCGGGTTCGTCCAGGTCTATCGCCAACGGCGTCGACGTCACGAAGTCCTCGACGCGTACTGTGCAAACTGCGGGTCGGAGGTCGACGTCGACGCCTACGAGACCGAGCGAACGGACCAGGACGAGTGGCGGGCCAACTACTGCACCCATTGCGGCGCGCCGGTCACGGCACGTCCCGAGGCCGGCTCGAGTTCCCCGAGGCGGAGAAACTGCCCGGACTGTGGTGCACCGAACGACCCGGCGGCGCGGACGTGTACCTACTGTAACACCGGACTGAGCGAGCCGCCGTCGACTCGAAGGTCGTGA
- a CDS encoding MarR family transcriptional regulator, whose amino-acid sequence MCATRTDSGVADSDAETGIEALSPSAKLVYTVLEHEGEMTQEEIARESRLCSRTVRYAVGVLEEHGLVSSRVSLEDARRSIYRIAE is encoded by the coding sequence ATGTGCGCGACACGAACCGACTCGGGAGTCGCCGACTCCGACGCGGAGACGGGGATCGAGGCCCTCTCCCCGAGTGCCAAACTCGTCTACACGGTCCTCGAGCACGAGGGCGAGATGACCCAGGAAGAGATCGCACGCGAGTCGCGCCTCTGCTCGCGAACCGTCAGGTACGCCGTAGGAGTTCTCGAAGAACACGGGCTGGTGAGCAGTCGCGTCAGCCTCGAGGACGCCCGGCGGTCGATCTACCGCATCGCCGAGTGA